Below is a genomic region from Ahaetulla prasina isolate Xishuangbanna chromosome 16, ASM2864084v1, whole genome shotgun sequence.
tgctcaacttacaactgtccgtgtcgtgaccaaagttacaacagcactgaaaacagtgagttACGACTGTTCACTCAATTTACGACCATCGCAGCCTCCCCACAGTAggtgtggtgcagtggcctagaggcggagctctcgcctcacagtcaggaggctgcgagttcgatcctagggagaggcaaatatttctctctctgggcacaatgagaatatgtaTCTGCTGAACGAAAACTCCGTCCtggcgacagggaagggcatccggccagtaaatactcagctccattcagttgcccagactccaccctgcaaagggattatggggtcgttaaatgaggaGGATGGCAGTCTCCCCGAGGTGACCCCAGAAAAGGTTTGAGACGCGACGCTTAACTGGGCTTCCGCTCTTCCGCTACAAATGATACCTCTGCCATTCTCTAGTCCGGGCCCTGCGTCTGTCACTATGGGTTAAATTGGCCTGGTGAGCTTTAAACGTCGTCGCCAGCACAGAGTGGGGCTGAACTCTCGAGGGCCAATCGAAAATCCCACCGTGGTGGCAAGGACTCCCGTTTGGGTGTTTCATAGGGGGGGGGGGACTCTGCCCTTTTCAAAAACAAGCGAACGGCAAAGACGTTGAGCCATAAAACAGAAACTGATTCGGTGTGACTGCCGAAAAACAAGGCTGACTCTACATGTTGCTTTGTGATACAGAGGAAGACAAAAAAACAGTTGTGACAAGgacattctactgtatagtgagTGATCTGTTCTACCCCAGTTCAGTTTTGGTTGTGTTCTGATTCTGTTCTAGTCTAATGCTATTGtatttaaattatgttttaattctattccattccattctaattctgttctgttctcttctgttccgttccatttcattcttctattctctgttctgttctgctctgctctaattctgttctattctgttccgttctattctattctattctattctattctattctattctattctattctattctattctattctattctattctattctattctattctctgttgtACTCTATTCCTAAttccaattcctattcctattcctatactattcttccattccactttgtctattctattctattctattctattctattctattctattctattctattctattctattctattctactctactctactctactctactctactctactctactctactctactctattcctaattcaaattcctattctattcttccattccactttctatattctattccactctactttattcctattcctattcctattcctattccattccattccattccattgttctgttctattctattctgttctgttctgttctctattgTACTCTATTcctaattccaattccaattcctattcctatactattcttccattccactttgtctattctgttctgttctgttctgttctgttctgttctgttctgttctgttctgttctattctattctattctattctattctattctattctattctattctattctattctattctactctactctactctactctactctactctactctactctactctgtattGTACTCTATTCCTAATtcaaattcctattctattcttccattccactttctatattctattccactctactctattcctattcctattccattccattccccgtCCCACCCCCATTccatgttccgttctgttccatccCACAATAAAATATCCACACTCACAAATACACAGACATATACGACTCTAAATTAGACCCCAATTAAAAACACTGTAGCTACCATTGAAGCTCATAATGGTATTCAAAGAAAGCACAAATAATTAAATTCTGACCAACgggatttccttaattttttacaCCCCCAGTGATGAATGACCATGTCATTTGGGAAAcatgggatgatgatgatgttgttatTTTTATCGCCTTTCTAAATAGGCCTTCTAAACTTCTACCTTTGGGTTTTAGAAGAAGCCACTAGAGCAAATGTCCATTTGCTCTTTTTTGAACTTTTTCTGCCCGGAAGTTACCCTTGCGAGTTTTTTACACCTTACTTCCTCCAAACTGCATATTTCTTGCAAGATTATGAGTTTTGCACGCACGAGAAAATCCAGctgtccttttgtttttcttcttcttcttcaccttAGAGGTCATTCCGAGTTTTAAGCAGGTGCTAAAATATCTGTCTACGTTGCTGGGTGAGGCTCCAAATCTAATGATTAGAAGATGGAGCGAAGCAACGGGTTTTCCTCCCCAGGGGGAAGAAGTGTTCAAGAAATCACCAAAACTTTTCTTGACATGCTTAAATCTTGCACCTTTGTTGCTTTAGCAGGTGTGATGCACCGCATGTCTTCTGGATGTCCTTGAGATGTTTTTGTTAATGGTCATGTACTCAGCAGGCCTGGGATCCATCTGTTCAATTCACCACTAACTGCCAAAAAAAGTGAACatgattctctctttctctctctccctcctgccttctctctctccctccctccctccctccctccctccctccctctctctctctctctctctctctctctctctctctcacacacacacacacagtgaaaTTGACCTTAGCCATTCCAGCCTTACAAAAGGGCTTTCAAATGTGGATGTCCATCAGGCTTGGCAATCCAAGGAAGTATGGAGCCCATTGAACGGTCATATTATTAAGTGTCTTCTACTCTCTCTTCCTGATCGAATTGCACCTGTAGTTAGCAGAATactatagcaatagcccttagacttatatgccgcttcatggtgcttttacagccctctctaagcggtttacagagccccttgccacccaacaatctgggtcctcgtttgacccacctcggaaggatggaaggctgagtcaacgctACTAACAGAATAACcgtattggaagggaccttgggaggtcttctagtcccacctctctgctcaaacaggaaccttatttcatttcagacaaatggctgtccaagctcttcttaaaaaaaacaaaaactccagcgatggagcacccacaacttctagagacaagtttcttccactgatgaattgttctcactgtctggaaatttctgttcagttctaggttgtttctctcctcgttcagtttccatccattgcttcttgtcctgccttccaggtgctttggagaacaggttgaccacgtcttctttgtggcagcccctgagatattggaagactgctatcgtgtcacccctcaagtttttaatggtttttaaggATAGAAGATTCTGATTTTACTTATGTTTTAATCCAGAGTTTCCTACAAGTGAGATGAGGGGCtacataaatttattaaataaatcggACCCGCCTGTTTCTCTTTTGAGAGGTCCTTGGTtgtcttcctgcagacgtttcatgacccaactaggtaacctcatcagttctAGAAGAACATGGGGTGTATGgagtagaggaggaagaggaagaagaggaggacgactgtggggtccttgacacTTTctcagcttgattgttttcttgcagacgtttcatgacccaaactaagtaacatcatgaaTGCACTGATGATCATCCTTGGTCATTACCCAACACTGATGATggtatctagttgggtcatgaaacgcctgcaaaaaaaaaaaaaagtacccagctcagagagcaccaaggactcctccttTGAAACGTGAGCTACAcatattttatctctctctctctctctttttttccccccccaaacagGTCAGAAAGATCTGTGGAATCGATGCAACCCATCTCATCTTGGCTCCACCACCATGGCTGCTGCCCCTCAACTCAACTCGGACGCCCTCCGCGAAGTTTTGGAGTGCCCCATATGCATGGAGTGCTTCACTGAAGAGCACCTGCGACCCAAGCTGCTCCACTGCGGCCACACGATCTGCAAACAGTGCTCAGAGAAGCTCCTGGCCAGCAGCATCAATGGGATCCGTTGCCCCTTCTGTAGCAAAGTCACCAGGATCGCCAGCCTGGCTCAGCTGACCGACAACCTGACCGTCTTGAAGATCATCGACACGGCGGGACTGAGCGAGACCGTCGGCGTTCTCATGTGCAAAGCGTGCGGGCGGAGGCTGCCCAAGCACTTCTGCCGGAGCTGTAGTCTGGTGTTGTGCGAGCCTTGCAAAGAGTCGGAACACCTCCACCAACATCACAACGTGGTGGCCATCAAAGAAGCCGCCGACGAGAAGAGGAGGGACTTTGGGGCCAGGCTGGGTCGCCTCCGAGAGCTGATGGGGGACCTTCAGAAGAGGAAGGTGTCCCTGGAAGGGGTTTCGAAGGACCTCCAAGGCAGGTACAAAGCCGTCCTTCAAGAGTACAGCAAAGAAGAGCGCAAGGTCCAAGAAGAGTTGGCCAGGTCGCGGAAGTTCTTCACCGGCTCCCTCTCCGAGGTCGAGAAGGTGAACAGCCAGATCATGGAGGAACAAGCTTACCTCCTCAACATCGCCGAGGTCCAGATCGTCTCGCGCTGCGATTACTTCCTCGCCAAAATCAAGCAGGGAGATATCGCCCTTCTGGAGGAGGAAGGCGAAGAGGAGGAGCCGGAGTTGATGAACAGCCTTCCCAAAGAGCTGACTTTACAAGAGGTGGAACTTCTCAAGGTTGGTCACATCGGACCCCTCCAGATAGGACAAGTGGTCAAAAAACCCCGGAGCATCAACGTCGAGGAGACCTTGATGGAGACGACGGCAGAAGCGTCAGGGTCCTTCAGAGATGCCGATCTCCCTGCAGTAGAGGTCAACCCGTTGTCCCATTGCTCTTCGCCCGCGAAACCAAGGATGTCCGAGGCGACCTCCAGCATCCAACAGTGCCACTTTCTCAAGAAAATGGGCTCAAAGGGTAACACGCCGGGCACGTTCAACCTGCCGGTCAGCCTTCATGTCACCCCGCAAGGGGAGGTCCTTGTGGCAGACCGGGGAAACTTCCGGATCCAAGTCTTCACCCGCAAGGGTTTTTTGAAGGAAATTCGCCGGAGCCCCAGCGGGATTGACAGCTTTGTGCTCAGCTTCCTCGGGGCCGACCTGCCCAACCTGACTCCCTTGTCGGTCACCATGAACTGCCACGGGCTGATCGGGGTGACCGACAGTTACGACAACTCGATGAAAGTGTA
It encodes:
- the TRIM32 gene encoding E3 ubiquitin-protein ligase TRIM32, with the protein product MAAAPQLNSDALREVLECPICMECFTEEHLRPKLLHCGHTICKQCSEKLLASSINGIRCPFCSKVTRIASLAQLTDNLTVLKIIDTAGLSETVGVLMCKACGRRLPKHFCRSCSLVLCEPCKESEHLHQHHNVVAIKEAADEKRRDFGARLGRLRELMGDLQKRKVSLEGVSKDLQGRYKAVLQEYSKEERKVQEELARSRKFFTGSLSEVEKVNSQIMEEQAYLLNIAEVQIVSRCDYFLAKIKQGDIALLEEEGEEEEPELMNSLPKELTLQEVELLKVGHIGPLQIGQVVKKPRSINVEETLMETTAEASGSFRDADLPAVEVNPLSHCSSPAKPRMSEATSSIQQCHFLKKMGSKGNTPGTFNLPVSLHVTPQGEVLVADRGNFRIQVFTRKGFLKEIRRSPSGIDSFVLSFLGADLPNLTPLSVTMNCHGLIGVTDSYDNSMKVYTMDGHCVACHRSQLSKPWGITALPSGQFVVTDVEGGKLWCFTVDRGVGVVKYTCLCSAVRPKFVTCDAEGTIYFTQGLGLNLENRQHEHHLEGGFSIGSVGPDGQLGRQISHFFSENEDFRCIAGMCVDSRGDLIVADSSRKEILHFPKGGGYNILIREGLTCPVGIAVTPKGQLLVLDCWDHCIKIYSYHLRRYSTP